TATAAGTGAAAATAATACAATAAGTATAGATCATGATCATGAACATGAATATAATTTTATCGATAATAATTTTACAGAAAGTGAAGATCCTGATAAGGAAAATGAGCTGTACAATTTATCTCCTTTATGTGTTGTTTTTAACACATATATTATTGCTGAAAATCACAAACTAAATAAAGTATTCTTTATAGATCAGCATGCTGCTCATGAAAGAGTTATGTATGAAAGATATAAAAAGGAATATGAAAATGAAAGTATAAATACACAGCAGTTAATTGTACCAGAAATTATAGATCTTTCAATTAGTGAATTTAACGATTTACTCCATAATAAAGAGTATTTTATAAATCTTGGGTTTGATATTGAAGAATTTGGTCAGAATAGTATTGCTATTAGAGGTGTACCATTTATATTTGGAAAACCAAATATAAAAAATCTGTTTTTAGACCTCCTAGATAACTTAGACAAGGATTTAAAAAGCAGTTATGATACAAAGCTTGAAAAATTAATGAAATTGGCTTGTACAAGTGCAATCAAAGGCGGATATAGAATAGATAAGTTGGAGATTAATTCATTGTTAAAGGACTTATCTAAGTGTGAAAATCCATATAGCTGTCCTCATGGTAGACCTACAGTTATAGAGGTCACGAAAAAGGATCTAGAAAAACAATTTTTGAGAATTATGTAGGTGATTAGATGAAAGAAAAACTATTTATATTGATGGGGCCAACTGCCGTAGGTAAAACATCTGTGTCAATTGAATTAGCTGAAAGACTAAATGGAGAAATAATCTCAGCTGATTCGATGCAGATATATAAATATATGGATATAGGTACAGCTAAAATAAGTAAGGAAGAAATGAAAGGAATACCTCACTATCTCTTAGATATGATTTATCCAGATGAGAGCTTTACAGTATCTAATTATAAGGAATTGGCATCAAAATATATTACTAAATTAAATGATAAAAATATATTACCTATTGTCGTTGGTGGCACAGGACTATATATTAATTCATTAGTTTATAATCTAAATTTCGCACAAGTAGCGTCTAATGATGATATAAGAAGAAAGTTAGAAAGCACTAGAATTGAAAGAGGTAACAATTATCTTCACAATTTACTAAAAGATATAGATAAGGATAGTGCTGATAGAATAAGTATAAATGATACTAAAAGAATTATAAGAGCTTTGGAAATTTATGAAATTACAGGGAAGACTATGACTGAATATAATAAAAATTTTAGACTTCCTAATGAAGATTATGATTTAGTAATGATATGCTTAAACATGAACAGGGAAAAGCTCTATCAACGAATCAATTATAGGGTTGA
The DNA window shown above is from Tissierella sp. Yu-01 and carries:
- the miaA gene encoding tRNA (adenosine(37)-N6)-dimethylallyltransferase MiaA, with protein sequence MKEKLFILMGPTAVGKTSVSIELAERLNGEIISADSMQIYKYMDIGTAKISKEEMKGIPHYLLDMIYPDESFTVSNYKELASKYITKLNDKNILPIVVGGTGLYINSLVYNLNFAQVASNDDIRRKLESTRIERGNNYLHNLLKDIDKDSADRISINDTKRIIRALEIYEITGKTMTEYNKNFRLPNEDYDLVMICLNMNREKLYQRINYRVDLMIQSGLIDEVKYILDKGYDKNLVSLQGIGYKEIIMYLENKCSLDEAIEKIKQGSRNYAKRQLTWFRRDNRIRWIDVDCFDDVDDLSDTIQEIVIKNLYIK